The Natator depressus isolate rNatDep1 chromosome 18, rNatDep2.hap1, whole genome shotgun sequence genomic interval ATCAAACAGGCAAAACTGATACCCAAGGTGAGCCAAGTTACAGCAGCTATAAGTATTGTACCGTATCTGACTCAAAAGAGAGTAGACAAAGCTTAGCCAGAGGAGGTCTGGGCATGAGACAGTACAGGCTGTACCAGTGCATACATTTTCATTCCGcagtggaacaaaaccaaaaccttttgaaTGTTTTCCCGGAACGGAATTGTGTGaaatgttcattttctgcttGGGAAGATCAGAGTTCTGGttctgatttctctctctttctctggacAGAAGTGACCAGAGGGCCCTGAACCTAAAAGACCTCTTGACAAAAGCTTTGTTGAACTTGACACATCTCAGTGAAACGGTGTATTTTGACTACATGGAATTCCACTGACAATAGATTCagagactttaaagtcagaagggaccatcatgatcatttacTCTGACTTCCTGCACTTTGCAGGCCACAGACTCTCACCTACCTACTCCTGTAATTGACCCATAACCTCTGGAGATCCATAATGTTCTGACCAGCTCAAATaataacattattattaattattattttatttattaataatagttCGCATTATATAGAGATTTCTGTTCAAGTACCTCAAGGTGATTTTCACACATTAATAATTTCACACAACACCCGAGCGAGATAGGCTAAATACTACGACCTCATTTAATAGTGACAGGTTCAGGCTGCAAAACTTGGATCTGCTTTTCAGAGACCTCAGAATTCAGGGGTATTTGGCTCCAGGGATCTGTTTCGAGCCCATCTCTATTTGTAGACTTTCtattcttgtcttttttctttctgaagaatTTGGGGACTTTTTAGTTGTAAAAGTTTCTTCTTCCTGCCAAGTTCAAATCCTAATTGTGAGAAGAGTGGGAGTTTGTGCTGTGTATTTTTCTTTCGTTAACCCTGCAAATGAGTGAATGTTTCTATGCTCATATATTTGTCTGTAAAGGTAAGCCACAAAGGCTACCCTGCATATCCAgtcaccctcagctcccactgaattcattgTTCTAGGAAGGCAGAtaaaaatataagaacataagaacggccatactgggtcagacccaaggtccatctagcccagtgttctgtcttccaacagtggccaatgccaggtgccccagagggaacaaacaaaacaggtaatcagcaagcgatccatccccctgtcacccattcccagcttctggcaaacagaggctaaggacaccatccctgcccatcctggctaatagccattgatggacctatcctccatgaatttatctagttcttttttgaaccctgttatagtcttggccttcacaacacaaggagttccacagtttgactgtgcattatatgaaaaaatacttccttttgttagttttaaacctgctgcctattaatttcatttggtgacccctagttcttgtgttatgagaaggagtaaataacccttccttattcactttctccacaccagtcgtgattttatagacctctatcatatccccccttagttgtctcttttccaagctgaaaagtcccaggcttattaatctctcctcatccagaagccattccatacctctaatcatttttgtggcccttttctgaaccttttccaattccagtacatgtatatcttttttgagatggggcgaccacatctgcacgcagtactcaagatgtgggctgtaccatggatttatacggaggcaatatgatattttctgtcgtattatctatccctttcttagtgatgcccaacattctgttcgcttttttgactgccgctgcacactgagtggatgactccgagaactatccacaatgtctccaagatctctttcttgagtggtaacagctaatttagatcctattggtttatatgtatagttgggattatgtcttccaatgtgaattactttgcatttatcaacattgaatttcatctgccattttgttgcccactcacctaCTTTTGTGAGAtacctttgtagctcttcgcagcctGCTTGACACTTAACTATCCTTAATTATCTCAAGCAAATGCCATTCAAACCAGAATCAATTCCATTATCTCTAATATTATCTCCAGACTGTCCTTTCCATTTATGCATAGAATGCCTTGTCATTCCTTTTTCGAAAGTTTATGATGAGATTTCTTATTTCTCCCTTTTTTCCATGTCATTTGTCAAAATATCACCTGCTGAAAGAACAAAGACGCAATTACATCATCTGTAACTTTTTCCTGTTGAATGAATATAGGCTTTTTAACTTCTGGAAGTGTGGGGGTGAGGTGATTGTGTTTGACACAGTAAGGGGAGGACATGATgacttaaatgttttgctttccAACAGTATAGTAACCAAAAGCAACTAGATACACTTTCACTGTTTGCCCCATAGCATGAAAGATAAGGGCATGTTAATTAGAGAGTTCCATGTTATCTTTTATATTTGCCTGTCCTACCTCAGCAATAGATTACAGCTGTAATATAAGACCCTGGGCCTTGCAAACTCTTATGCACATACTGAACTTTGCTCGTGTGCACAGAACGACTCACATGCATAAGAGTTAGCTGGATCGGGGCCTAAAATTGCAACAGAACTGTACTGAATACAGGggcaaaggagaaagagagaaagatacTGCGCTGACagatgctggcagcagctctgcgttCAGCTTGGAATTTCCTTCATGTACTTTGGAACTGCCTGGAATTGTCTCGATATAGGTCGCTCATTCTGCATCACAGCAAAAACCGAGTCACTAGATTATCAGTGCTGTGTTCTCTGGAATATTGCACTGTAGATTATTTGAGTTCTGAGGAATGTGACTGAGATAACTGAGTGTTCATTCAACGTTGGCTGCGGGCTGCTTGATCACAGCCTGTTTCTGCCACTCTTGCAGACATTGGGTAGCaccagagggcctgatccaaagcccagtgaatcTTGCCCGAGGATAGAAACCATCATGCCTGAGGATAGAAAAATCCTGGCTCTGCGGCATTCACGGAATGAGTTCAACACAGGCCGGGAATCTTGAGGTTCTAGACCAAGCCACCGTTAAACAGCAATGGCACATGGATGCTGTTTGCGTTgttaaagtgaaaagaaaatggcTGAGCATTTGCAGTGACTTTATATTGTAAAAGCAAATACTTTACTACTAGCTAGCCCCAGCCGCCACTAGCAGCTCCTGGTAGTTTTTTGCATATTTCACTTGTAAGCAGATTATTTTGAAGAGACGTCACGTCCAGTCCGCCAGCATGATATGATTCTTTGGGGTTTTCTGGTGATACACTTTAATTTTACAGGACTCAGTTATTGCATTAGCTCCGACCtgtgcagcagggagcccagccctcTCTAATCACAGGCTTAGAATGAATTTCTTCATGCAAGTTTCATAGGGCTCTACCTGTGTGTTTTGATGATTCCCAAGCTGGGCATTTCTCCCCATGCTTAAGCTTTGGTTTTATACATACTGCAGATAATAATCATCAATGTTTCATTCATCataaatgtttaatatttataaatgattGATGTCCAGGTTTCCAAGCAAATAGGTAGGACGGTGCTAATGAAGAATACATTTGCATGCATGTCTAACCTGCATTTGGAATATATGGGTTCAGTTTTGCTGTTGAGATGCACACCAATCGTGCCATCGTTAACGGGAGTTACACATGTTGTGACCTATAGCATGCATTACTTGAATTACAGGTCAAAATGTGGTTGTGGATATAGGAATCCCAGACATGACGTGTTTCATTCCTTTGAAGGGGACGAGCTTATTCTGGATTCCTTTTAAGGTTACTTTTCTAGTGCTTTTATGACGCAGCATGTTGCTGGATTGCTTGTTGCTTCAGTGACCACGGAAATCTCACTCATCTATATTAATGCTCATTCTTTAAAATTGTCCTGGTTTGATAGTCTTGGGACTCAAAAGCAAAGTAGGACGCTTAATGCTTCATGTATTTAATCAAGACTCTTCTAGCTCAGTGGGATTTCATTAACGATGCTGCTGTCGGATCCCTGGATGCATGACTTGTGCTGAGCCCGCTTGTCTTGTGTATGGCTCTGCAATACTGTGGTATGCTCACATAGATTAGCCAATATGCACTTTACCAATAGATGTCACTGTTGCTCTACACAGATGGGACTAAAACAAATGTATCAGTCACTCAGTTggctcagatttcagagtagcagccgtgttagtctgtatccgtaaaaagaaaagtacttgtggcaccttggagactacaaatttattagagcataagctttcgtgagcatgtgagctgtagctcacgaaagcttatgctctaataaatttgttagtctctaaggtgccacaagtcctccttttcttttttcagttgtcTCAGAAATTGTTCTGAGTTTGAAATCACATGCaacctgaaaaaacaaaactctaCATTATAATGGGTAAAATTCAGCCCTTTGCAGAGGCCCAGCCCAGATCTCAGCACCACTCCTGTTGTCTAAAGGCCTTGACCCTGCAAAGACttgggcacatgcttaactttaagcacatggatCCTTTCTTGAGCCCTTGggcttcatattttcaagctttttgccAGAaacatgaaggctagaaacttaataTTTTTTCAGATAAAAGCTCAGACTCTCATGAGgccacatgactccaggagctggggctttaaggaaaaataccaaatatcataCGAAtcacaataaaattgcaagaattgGTTATACGGTGTTTCATGGGACTACTCCTGCATCTTGgaagggggttagactagatgacccctgtGGTCTCTTCTAGccctatgattgtatgattctactcatgtgattaaagttaagcacatatatGTCTGCAGGATCGGACCTTATTGTGATACAGAAGATTAAAATACGTTTTAAAGTAAGTAGAATTTGTTGCAAGTTATCTGCTTTTTCAGGCACACAGAGTCAAGAGCagtagccaggactcctgggttcccaccCTGTCTGATTGTGTGTGCTTGGGCAAGTTACTTGTGGCTTAGTGTTCCTACCTGCAAAATTCTAACTTGTGTGACATGGTTTTGTGCAAAATtatgaatgtttgtaaagtgccatgAGACCCTTGCCTGAAAATTAATTATCGGTATTGGTACCCATAATAAGAATCCGAGTCTCTTCATCAGCTCATGGTAAGTGAAGCAAGATAGAGACAATCCTCTCATGTCGGGCTATCAATTCAAACCTCAAAGGGAAGTTATGAGATGCACacagatatattttaaataaaacaaagcagaTGGTGGTGCGGACAGGTGCTATTCTCCTTAACCTTGTCACACAGCTGTATCTGCTCTGTGTTTGTCTTACATACCCTGCTAAGACTGATGGCTCCATGTGCATCACACGGAGGGAGGTTTTAGCAGTGCTGACCACAAGAGACATGATCCAATCACCCTGGAGGTCTATGGGAAGACCCAGGGGAAGCAGTACACTGTACGCCACCAGGCCAGGTTAATAGAGAAAACAGTTGAAATCCGTTCAGTCATTTTTAGTTACTACTACTGTCTTTAAAGTATGGTAGTGCACAGTAAACCTCCCCAGTGGGCTATCTGACTTTTACAATGTGTGATAGCGATGGCAAAAAAACCCACTGCGATAAATGAGATCCTCCAGGGAAAGGATACTCTAGCATGGAAGGATGGGTAAATAATtgattggcaaccctaatgtgCAGGTATTTGGCATTATTTCAAAGCTTATTCTAACATTTCACTCTGCGAATGCATTGGTGGGTCCTGGCTAGATAACAGCTTGTGTCTGAACTGACCACAGTATGGGCTAAGTTCTGTCATCAGGGGCAAGGGTGAGCTCAATGCACCTCTGTGGAATGACAGCATCTGGATTGTATCATTAGTCTGGCAGCAGCTCATTTGCAGACTTACCGACAACTGAAAACAGTAGCAAGGTGCCACGTAAAGGCCACTTCCTGGGATGTCTTCTAGGTTTACGGTGTTTGGTAACGTAAGGCCAGGCAGCATGACTTACTCTGCAAATGTCATGAGACATTTAGTAAGCTACAGCCAAGGGCACATGAAGGGTTGCTTGCATATTATATTGAGAGCCACCTTGGTTCACCTGGCATCCAGGCGTCTCACAGGTTTATACATATTTGCAGGTTGAGGGGTTGAGAAAAAACAGATTTCTTGCCAGTTTCTCGGAAGCGAGACAAATAGAAttttgagaaaaagaaaaggcaagCCGGGAGAGAGACACCGCCTTCCAGGGTACCACCCATGCTGCACAGTGCATTTCTACTGCAGCCACACCAGTGACTGCTCTGGAGACCGTGGCACAGTGTTTATATGCTCCACGTGCTTTCTTGGTGGGAGCTTAGGTAATGGGTCTACGCCAGACCCAGGATCTGaacacctctgaactttggggGACTTCAGATGTGgtggcttgggcccatctcttgTAGTATCCTGCTGGAATCCTCCCTTTCTGGGCACCACTCGTGCTCACGGAAGAAATGGTAATAGGAGAGCTTGGGCCTTTTCACTCATCTCCTTGTGCCCTTCCAAAACCAATAACTATTACTTAACCATGTCACCCTCCCCACTCCAGAAATGTAAACCTCCAAAACCCCAAATTTGATCATCCCTAAACAAAGGGAGAAGGAGTTGGATTCTAATCCTGGACCCTGATCCTAATGTTGCAGCTGACCTTCCTTTTCTATGAGGGGCTGATCCGATATCCCTGAATTTTGATGTTGCAAAATCTGGAGTAGGATTTTGCTGTATGGGCCTATCTCTAAGGAAAGGTAAAaattaaatgcagaaaaacatgcatgtgtgcgcacgcacacacacacagagaccagcTTAAAAAAATTAGGTCAGTAAAATGAAACAGccttgtatttgtttgtttattgattTAATAGTTATATCGCAATCTGTAACAGCCTGTCCCCTAATCTGAAATGAGCAGTAGTGAGAAATGGACACACTATATAAAACCATTACCATTGTGAAACCTGTCCTAATTAGAGATGCCTCACTTTATAATGACACCTGTCATGACAATGAAGTTGTTGATATTGAAATTGCCATATATCTAATGACAAAAACCTGTTTAAATCAACAGCTTTTAAAGAGGTCTCCCCCTCCCGCTCTGGTTTTCTCCTTATTGTTAAgtttgtttttgtagggttgCCCATGAAAACTGAACTGGAGGCATTGATtgatttctgcttttaaaaagtgactgaatttgtttttaaacaaacaaacgaaaaaaCCCCACATGCACACAATTATATGAACTTTGTAAATCAATTTAGGGAAACAAACTTATTCTGTGTATTCTGCCCAGTTTGAAGGTTCATCTAAACAGATACAGTTTTACTGCCACACGTTTCTCCCTTTAGAAGTTATTATTGTACTTGAGTGCAAAATGCAAGTGAAGACTGAGACACAGATTCTGCACCCTTTATTCAAAATAACACCTTACTCGGCAATGGGTTGATTGGCATGACTTGCTGGTAGGGTTAGATTGTTCCAGCCTTACTCACATTGGCAAGCACTTACACAAGTAGTTCCGTAGCTGTGAGTTCGGATGGGACAATCTGGCTTTGAGGGATCAGGTTGAATTCACAGTGTACAAAATGTAATCAAAACAGGCCTGACTAAGAGTTAGTCAAATCCCATTTATCCTGAAAGACTAAATGTTACTCACTCAAATCTTTTAACGCCACCACTAAGCACTTAGAATTTCTGGTAGGCATGAGTCAAACTCATTACAAATTGCAAACTAATTAAATCCCAGTCAAATACCCCAACTTCTTCCTAGCCGGAACAGAACTGTGTTGATTCCTTTGTTTTGATCTTTTTGCACTTACGTAATAGTACCTTCCAGGTTGATGATCTCAGAGCACTTCATAAACATTATTCACCCACCCCCACACGCACAGCCATGAAGTAGGCCAAGATCCTACGCCATTTTACAAATGCTCAGgtaaaacaaaaatatgcaaaacAGGCAGATGCCATGGAAGCAGCATATGGTTTACCTATTGCGCTCATGAACGAGCCTGTATTCACTCTAATATAAAAGTGGTCCCTGGCATAGATGACAGTCCTCATGTGTAACGTGTGTAAATATATAGGGTACTCTCCCTGTATATGGAATATATACCTTACTGCTTCTTTCCACAAGGGAGAGGCACAGAAGGGCCACACCCAGCCCTAAATTGAATAAGGTCACTTGCTTAGTAGAGGCAGTGAGTGATGGTGACTTTTGTCAGTACATAGGCAAAGCTGATGCACAAAGGTGAACTCGGAGCCATTCACAGCAGCACAGAAAGATCACGCAGATGTCTGATTCGAGTAAGGGAAACAAAGTCCACCCTGTGGAGTTGCCAGAGGtcaaaggcagagctgggaatgtaaTCCAGTCACCCTACATTCCAGTGATCTGCTCCAACCAGTAGACACCACTCCCTCTATACAGCCTAATTCCTATTTCTGCCAATAGCGCATGGACCAGAATCATCTTAGTGTTTGGGCAACATGCTGTATTTAAATAGCAGTTATAGTATGGCAAGAAGCTCGCTACAGTGTGGCGCCAATGGCTGCCGTGTCTCTGACCGGCTGCTCAGGAGCTGGCAGGCATTTTGGTGAGCCATCACATCCCAGATTTGCACGGAGGTTGTGGGGAAGACGCTACCCATCGCGGAGTGCACTGGTGGCCATTTGTGACCGGACGTCGGCGAACGGCAAAAGCAGAAACAGGCGGCATCTCATAAGAAACAGTGTAGACACTGTTCATCACTCCTGCCTCTTGGTGGGTCCATTTTTTCATTAGTTGCTCAAAAAGGCCATAGTTGGTGGGTGGTTCTGGAAAAAACAATGATGAAATGTCATCGTAATAGAAACAAATTCATGGCCACTAGGGTTTCCATAACTCAGGGCACATGGGGTTAATTCAGAACTTCGTGACAACAGCGAGGACAGAATTCAGACCCTTTTCTTCCACAACCCGAAACCTTTACTCCTTGAGTGGAAGGAGAAGCACTCCTAGCTGTTGACAGTGAAGGAGCTATGACACACAGGCGAGCAGTTTCGAGTCCATCCAGTCGAGAGCAATGGTATATAGGTACACCCTCTGGTGCATAGAAAAATTAGTGGAATTACATTTAACATTTAAATCCATAGTTCACAATATTTCTGGGTAACTGAACCAATTTACTAGaatatgggtaaaattttctaaagcacctaaatgacttaggagccaaagtgacttagacacttaATGATACTTAGGcttctaaggcccagatccttaaaggtatttagccaCCTAATTCCCATTCCTACATCAAAATGGGACTTACGTTCCCAAGTCATttagggacttttgaaaattttgccctgaAACCGCAAGTGTATTAGGCAGGTGCCCATTTAACCATAAGCACTTAAACTCAGAATGAAGCTTGGGGTACTTCAACCCCCAAATTCAGATGTTCCTAaccggctctaaccactagacaggaCATTAATGACTTTGTGCTTATGCAATGGGAAATGAACAGAGAGTCTTCCCTGTCTGTTCATAACACTTAGCACTCAGTCTGAGGCACTTTTAATCTTTAAAGAATTTTACAAACATAGGCCAAATTCTTCTAGCAGTTACACCAGTGTTATTTTCACTGGGAGTTGCACTGTTGCACATGGGAGAAAAGTTTGGTCCTTTAACTAAACTTTACTACTCTCCTCTGTGGTGGataagtattaattattattattatttatattttacagatgggcaagcTAAGGCACAGAGTGGGTAAGTGATTGGCCTAAGGGATACAGCAAGCCATTTGGAGACGAAAGGTTAGAATTTAGTGAGACCCCTGACTCCTAAGGCTTGAATGCTGACCACTAGACCAGACTGCACCTCTGCCTCTGAGTGACTACCAGGATAACACTAAAAAGTACCGAAAATGGGGAAATCTGATTTCTCCGGGAGCCAGGCTAGCTTTTGTCCATTCCATCTGCGGAGCGGAGGCAACACAGGATTATAGCCATGTCTGTTGTAATGATCATCGTATTGAGTTACTAAATTTCGGTTGTTCTGTTCTTCATGATGCATAAACAGATGCTGCTTTGGCAGGCCCTGTAAAGAGAGGTGCACGAAACCATATTGCTTGTATGGGTAGAGCATTTAAAAGGTGCTGGAGACTGTTAGGTCAGATTGCGCCCCAGGTGATCTGGCAAATATGGGTCAGAACCCAATCCCCAACAAACCCCTGCTTTTGCACTTGCAAAACAGGTACATAGTTAGCAGctttgcacatacacacacacacattcaggcATTTGCAGGTGCAGTGGGGTATGCAATTGAAAAACTGATCCTCACGTGTTACCAAAGTATTCTGGGGcatgaacacacacatacacgtatCTGGAGGAAATAATCAAGGTGTCTGGGGTTGGGGGCATTTTGAAGGAAGAGACATTGTAGAGGGTGGTGTCTGGGGAGAACCCTAACATTCTGGAGGCTCTGGGCCTCATTTAGTGCAAAATCCTTTCCTGTTACATGGGGGTGCACTGGTGAGAAGAGGGCATAAGGAGCCTCTTCCATGTGCACATCTGTGATGCAGCAGTGCAGGATCCGCTCCAGGCACTCTGCTGGGGGATGCCCTCCCACAGGAAACACGTCCTATTCCCCCTGCACACATGTTGGGGTTAACAACAGGAACTGCGGGGAGCTGCAAGAAGCATTGTGGGATTTGTATTCTCCCTCTTCTGCAAGCCGTCCTGCCCTGAAGCAGCATGCAGGATGGCTCTGGGGGCCCTAACTTGGCCACTATCACTCTGTACCTTCCCctggacggacacacacacacacacacacacacacacacacacacacacactctctctctctctctctctctctctctctctctcttacttggGCAGGATTTTAATCTTAAATTTAATACATGCCTGTTTTGAATGCTGACATTTACAATCTTAAAtctgaggtcttgtctacatggccACTTAGcgcacagcaagccagggtgtaaatctacagtccTCTAGCCtgtggtttcaaacagcagcagatCAAAGCATATTACTGAACTTTGATGGTAGCAGGGGCCATGTGACCATTCAGCTCACAGTAGgctggtgcactgtagattcacactcCAGCTTGTCGAGTACTAAACGTCTGTATAGTCAAGTCCTGagatccccccccctttttttttttttttacttacatCGAGTTTCTTCATAATTGTTCTCCTCACTGTTCGATCTGTTCTGTGGTCAGGGAAGCAAATAAAGTCAGTCCCATAGATGCTGTTGCTGGGTTTCCCAATGTCTTTTATAAACTAAAAGAGATCCAAAAGGAGACACTCGCTATGTAGCAATTATTCACACTGAAACAACTGCTCgttgggagagattttcaaaggcccaaAGTGCAGTTAGGTGTCTTTTCTACAGGGACCACTCACTGTCAGCCAACTCACTTTACTTGCAGTACTATAGGTAAAAACCGGTTGTCACGAAGTGTGGGgaagtccgggccctgcacccctcttcttgggattcaccgtgactctcagccagccagtaaaacggaaggtttattggacaatagcaacacagtctaaaaca includes:
- the CFAP107 gene encoding cilia- and flagella-associated protein 107, which produces MLTSQRDVQESPSWNIKPKYSTKVLIGNWLEERKRFIKDIGKPSNSIYGTDFICFPDHRTDRTVRRTIMKKLDGLPKQHLFMHHEEQNNRNLVTQYDDHYNRHGYNPVLPPLRRWNGQKLAWLPEKSDFPIFEPPTNYGLFEQLMKKWTHQEAGVMNSVYTVSYEMPPVSAFAVRRRPVTNGHQCTPRWVASSPQPPCKSGM